A region of the Candidatus Eisenbacteria bacterium genome:
CTACCGCGGAAGGGACCCAGCTCTTGCTTGAGGAAATAGCGATAATCCTTGGAGAACACCCACTGAAGTGTCGTGAGGCTGTAGGCGGCGAACGCGTAGAGATGCTGGAACCGGTGAATGCTCCGCAGCCTCGCCTGGGGTGACAGGCGCAAGAGAGGTGACGCCTCGAGATCCTCGTCTAGGCCGTGAATGTTCGGATATGTGTGGTGGATGACGTTGTGGGTGATTTTCCACATGTATCCGCTGGCGCCCATCAATTCGAAGCTGAAGCCAAGAAGCTTGTTGATCCGAGGGCGCGATGAGTACGCCCCGTGAAGGGCGTCGTGTGCGATGCCGAAGCCGATACCCGCGACTCCTGCCCCCATGACGACAGCCAGGCCAAGCATCTCCCAAGGGGGAAACCGATTGCTGAGGATTAGGCCGTAGGCCCCGAATGTGACGGATAACAAGACGAACGTCTTGGCCACCATCGAGGCATTGGCCTTCGAAGAGACCCCTCTCGTCGCGAAGTATTCCGCGACGCGACACTTCACGTCCTCGCCGAACCCAGCGGCGGCGCCTGCTGCGAAGGACACCCTTGCGCTTCTAGGATTAGGACTCACCGGGAGACAACTCCTCCCTGTGGATTCGGTGCGCCGCATTCCGAAGACGGATCCGCCCGGCGGGCACAACATAACAAACCTGCGGCTGCCCCGGCCAGTTCCAAGCTCTAAGCCAGGCTGTGCCGCGCGTTTGAAGCTGGGCGGTCAGCCCCGTGCTCATCGTGCACAAGATGGGGTTCGCTCCGGATACGCTTCACGCGACGGTGCGCGCGGAGCCACACTACAGTCGTCCAGCTAAACTGGTGCGCCGCCTAGGAATCGAACCTAGAACCTACTGATTAAGAGTCAGTTGCTCTGCCAGTTGAGCTAGCGGCGCGCGCGGGGTGGGGTAATACAGCCGCTAGAAGCTAGGCGAGGGGGGCGCGAAAGTCAAGGTTCGGGGACGCGTTCCGCCATCCGCCGCGACTTCGCGTCGCGTAGAATATCGCGCATCTCCTGGTTGAGCCGCCGCGCCGCTTTCTGGATTCGCTCGGAGGCGGCGTGCTGCCGCGCGGAGAGATCCCTTTCCTCGCGTTTCGTCCGCGTCTCGTCTTGGCGATCCGCTGTGAGCTCATCCAGCTCCCGGGTGACCTGGTCCAGCTCGCGCTCCAATTCCTCGGTGGACTCGCCACGGCTCGCGCGCCGAGCGATTTGGCCGGCGAGGCGGCCCTGCCGGCGCATCAGCTTCGCCTGGCGCCGGGAGCCATCCGAATCGCCGAGCGCCCGCTCGGCCCGGGCGCGGGCGATCTCGCCCACCTCTCGGCCGGCTTCCCCCACCGGCTTCGCCGCGTCCTTGGCCCGCGCGATCAGGGGTCGATCGCGGATCACGTAGCGATCCTCACCCAGGCGGATGTAGAGGAATTCTTCCCCGAAATCCGATTTGAGCTTTTCCACGGAGTCGAGATCGTCCAGACCCGACATGCTGGTATTGCCGTGCGAGACGATCGCCCAGCCTAGATACTCCCGGTCGTTGTCAAATCCATATGTATATCGGCCGGCCGAGACGCTGGCGGGAATCACGGCCAGGGTGAGGACTGCCAAGGCGAGAGTAGGACGCATGGGCTCTCCTGACGTTGGGGGGACCCTCCACAGCGGGCTTCGGAATCAGATCGTTAGATGGGGCTGGCCTTCTCCGCGTTGAAACCATAGTTTTGCCGCTCGGGGAGCCCCAAACTGGGGAACTCCAGGCCGCTTGGACGGTGTAAGGAGAGAGCCGAACCCCAGGAATGCAACCCCAGGAGCCTCCGTGACCCACTCGACCCGTACCCGTTTCGTCGCCTCGCTCGCCCTGGCGCTCCTGCTCGGCGCCGCCGCCTGGAACTGCGC
Encoded here:
- a CDS encoding acyl-CoA desaturase; its protein translation is MRRTESTGRSCLPVSPNPRSARVSFAAGAAAGFGEDVKCRVAEYFATRGVSSKANASMVAKTFVLLSVTFGAYGLILSNRFPPWEMLGLAVVMGAGVAGIGFGIAHDALHGAYSSRPRINKLLGFSFELMGASGYMWKITHNVIHHTYPNIHGLDEDLEASPLLRLSPQARLRSIHRFQHLYAFAAYSLTTLQWVFSKDYRYFLKQELGPFRGRQHPRSEVATLLAAKLLYYAYTIVIPLMVLKIAWWQFLIGFLAMHLTAGAILGIVFQLAHVVEDTEHPSPEPNGQMDNAWMIHQMETTSNFAMSNRILSWYVGGLNYQVEHHLFPKVCSAHYPALSRIVRDTAVKHGVPYHHHETMYAAIRSHYRTLKRLGNPLASIL